In Marmota flaviventris isolate mMarFla1 chromosome 17, mMarFla1.hap1, whole genome shotgun sequence, a single genomic region encodes these proteins:
- the Tmem97 gene encoding sigma intracellular receptor 2: MLVKRSLDFLLGFYFLSHIPITLFLDLQVVLPRQLYSVKLRNLLAWYAEEFKDPLIQSTPVWFKSFVFCELLFQLPFFPAATYAFFKGNCKWIRMPAIIYSVHTLTTLIPILSTFLFGDFSKASGFKGVGPESFHERITLMAIYAPYFIVPFILLLFMLKNPYREEKRKKK, encoded by the exons ATGCTCGTCAAGCGCAGCCTTGACTTTCTGCTGGGCTTCTACTTTCTCTCCCACATCCCCATCACCCTGTTTTTGGACCTGCAGGTGGTGCTGCCGCGACAATTATACTCTGTCAAG CTCAGAAACCTGCTGGCTTGGTATGCTGAAGAGTTCAAAGACCCTCTGATACAGAGCACCCCAGTGTGGTTCAAGTCCTTCGTGTTTTGTGAGCTTTTGTTTCAGCTGCCCTTCTTTCCCGCTGCAACATATGCCTTCTTCAAAG gAAATTGCAAGTGGATCCGTATGCCTGCAATCATCTACTCAGTTCACACCCTGACAACATTAATTCCAATTCTCTCCACATTTCTATTTGGGGATTTCTCCAAAGCCAGTGGTTTCAAAGGAGTAGGTCCTGAGAGTTTTCATGAACGAATAACCCTCATGGCCATCTATGCCCCCTACTTTATCGTTCCCTTCATACTTCTGTTGTTCATGTTGAAGAACCCCTAccgggaggagaaaagaaagaaaaaatga